In Sulfurihydrogenibium sp., a single genomic region encodes these proteins:
- a CDS encoding TldD/PmbA family protein, translating to MSLEKVIDIAKKELKDYGWEIFYLKNKKLKSQSNDLKLDKVSVSEDAGFSVRVLFGKSQGFAYSTSFEEKDIADCIKAAKELAEITSEDEANGFVEKLEESEKIEYFDTFAVNLTYSEKVEKSIELEKLVRQKDERIKAVRSSTFVESIIETVLINSFGVEIKEKGTFYSAMVSAVAQEGEDSQISWSFNATRFLSDLDLDKIAQEAVFYAVSLLNSKPIATKNMTIMLPPHAAVEILDTFSSAFTADALIKNKTLFKDKINKKVANEKLTLVDNGRLPKGFSSSTYDGEGNLKGKTVLIENGIFKGFLHNNYTAKKTGLKSTGNAVRSDFRTLPSVGITNFYIENGKDDIKAFLDDADEVFYIIDLMGLHTADPISGDFSLGASGIIYHKGEIVKSVRGVTIAGNILDILNNIVLVGNDLRFYGNLGSPSLIVENITVAGE from the coding sequence ATGAGTTTAGAAAAAGTTATAGATATAGCAAAAAAAGAGTTAAAAGACTATGGATGGGAGATTTTCTACCTGAAAAATAAGAAATTAAAATCTCAATCAAACGACCTTAAACTTGATAAAGTATCAGTTTCAGAAGATGCCGGATTTTCTGTTAGAGTATTATTTGGAAAGTCTCAAGGATTTGCGTACTCTACATCTTTTGAAGAAAAAGATATAGCTGATTGTATTAAGGCAGCAAAAGAGCTTGCTGAGATTACTTCTGAGGATGAGGCTAACGGATTTGTTGAAAAGCTTGAAGAATCAGAGAAAATAGAATACTTTGACACTTTTGCAGTAAATCTTACATATTCAGAGAAAGTAGAAAAATCTATTGAATTAGAAAAGCTTGTAAGACAAAAAGATGAAAGAATTAAAGCGGTTAGAAGTTCAACCTTTGTAGAAAGCATCATTGAAACAGTTTTAATAAATTCTTTTGGAGTAGAAATCAAAGAAAAAGGCACATTCTACTCAGCCATGGTGTCAGCCGTTGCACAAGAAGGTGAAGACAGTCAGATATCATGGAGTTTTAACGCTACAAGATTTTTATCAGACCTTGATTTAGACAAAATAGCACAAGAGGCAGTCTTCTATGCAGTATCTCTTTTAAACTCAAAACCAATAGCTACAAAAAACATGACAATAATGCTGCCACCACATGCAGCAGTTGAAATCCTTGACACATTCTCATCAGCATTTACTGCAGATGCTTTGATTAAAAATAAAACCTTGTTTAAAGATAAGATAAATAAAAAAGTAGCAAATGAAAAGCTTACGCTTGTAGACAATGGAAGACTTCCAAAAGGATTTAGTAGTTCCACATACGACGGAGAAGGAAACTTAAAAGGAAAAACAGTTTTAATAGAAAATGGTATTTTTAAAGGATTTTTACATAACAACTATACAGCTAAAAAAACAGGCTTAAAATCTACCGGAAACGCCGTAAGGTCTGATTTTAGAACTTTACCATCTGTTGGAATAACAAACTTTTATATAGAAAATGGTAAAGATGATATTAAAGCATTTTTAGACGATGCAGATGAAGTATTTTATATAATAGATTTAATGGGACTTCATACAGCAGACCCGATATCCGGTGATTTTTCTCTTGGAGCTTCCGGAATTATCTATCATAAAGGTGAAATCGTTAAGTCTGTAAGAGGTGTTACGATAGCCGGAAATATATTAGATATACTAAATAATATTGTACTTGTAGGAAATGATTTAAGATTTTATGGAAATCTTGGCAGTCCTTCATTGATAGTTGAAAATATTACAGTAGCAGGAGAATAA